One genomic window of Struthio camelus isolate bStrCam1 chromosome 1, bStrCam1.hap1, whole genome shotgun sequence includes the following:
- the GPR89B gene encoding Golgi pH regulator B isoform X3 encodes MFELIIFEILGVLNSSSRYFHWKLNLCVILLILVFMVPFYIGYFVVSNIRLLHRQKLLFACVLWLTFMYFFWKLGDPFPILSPKHGILSIEQLISRVGVIGVTLMALLSGFGAVNCPYTYMSYFLRNVTDADILALERRLLQTMDMIVSKKKRIAVAHRTMFQRGEVHNKPTGFWGMIKSVTTSVAGSESILHVHVGTCLERWHQLSSVLKGKALGSFDYAGLPDLSLIQQEVDALEELSRQLFLETADLHATKERIEYSKTFQGKYFNFLGYFFSIYCVWKIFMATINIVFDRVGKTDPVTRGIEITVNYLGIQFDVKFWSQHISFILVGIIIVTSIRGLLITLTKFFYAISSSKSSNVIVLLLAQIMGMYFVSSVLLIRMSMPLEYRTIITEVLGELQFNFYHRWFDVIFLVSALSSILFLYLAHKQAPEKHMAL; translated from the exons ATGTTTGAACTCATAATCTTTGAGATTTTGGGAGTGCTGAATAGCAG CTCTCGGTATTTTCACTGGAAGCTGAACCTCTGTGTTATTTTGCTCATCCTGGTCTTCATGGTGCCTTTCTACATTGGCTACTTTGTTGTGAGCAATATCAGATTAT TGCACAGACAGAAACTGCTTTTTGCTTGTGTTCTGTGGCTGACATTCATGTATTTCTTCTGGAAGTTGGGGGATCCGTTTCCTATACTCAGCCCAAAACACG gAATCCTGTCTATAGAACAGCTCATCAGCCGTGTGGGTGTGATTGGGGTGACACTCATGGCTTTGCTGTCAGGATTTGGGGCTGTCAACTGTCCATATACTTATATGTCCTACTTTCTCAG GAACGTGACAGATGCAGATATTCTGGCTTTGGAGCGCCGCCTCCTTCAAACTATGGACATGATtgttagcaagaaaaaaag gataGCAGTGGCTCACAGAACAATGTTCCAAAGAGGAGAAGTGCACAACAAACCCACTGGCTTCTGGGGGATGATAAAAAGTGTCACAACATCTGTTGCAGGCAGTGAAAGTATCCTTCATGTGCATGTTGGCACCTGCCTTGAAAGGTGGCACCAGCTTTCTTCCGTGTTGAAAGGAAAAGCATTAGGGAG CTTTGACTATGCTGGTTTGCCAGATCTGTCCCTTATTCAGCAAGAAGTGGATGCCTTAGAAGAGCTGAGTCGGCAGCTTTTTCTGGAAACCGCTGACCTGCATGCAACAAAG GAGAGAATTGAGTACTCCAAAACTTTCCAGGGAAAATACTTTAACTTTTTGGGTTATTTTTTCTCCATCTATTGTGTCTGGAAAATCTTCATG GCAACCATCAATATTGTATTTGACCGTGTTGGGAAGACTGATCCAGTCACGAGAGGGATTGAGATCACTGTGAATTATCTGGGAATCCAGTTTGAT GTCAAGTTCTGGTCTCAGCACATTTCCTTTATCCTTGTTGGAATAATCATTGTCACCTCCATCAGAGGCCTGTTAATCACACTTACAAAG TTCTTCTATGCTATTTCCAGCAGCAAGTCCTCCAATGTTATTGTTCTGCTCTTAGCACAGATAATG GGTATGTACTTTGTCTCTTCAGTGCTCCTGATCCGGATGAGTATGCCTCTAGAGTATCGCACTATTATTACAGAAGTCCTGGGAGAGCTCCAGTTCAACTTCTATCATCGTTGGTTTGATGTGATATTCCTAGTTAGCGCGCTCTCCAGTATCCTCTTCCTCTACTTGGCACACAAACAAGCCCCAGAGAAGCACATGGCCCTCTGA
- the GPR89B gene encoding Golgi pH regulator B isoform X1 yields the protein MSFLIDSSIMFTSQVLFFGFGWLFFMRQLFKDYEVRQYVVQVIFSVTFAFSCTMFELIIFEILGVLNSSSRYFHWKLNLCVILLILVFMVPFYIGYFVVSNIRLLHRQKLLFACVLWLTFMYFFWKLGDPFPILSPKHGILSIEQLISRVGVIGVTLMALLSGFGAVNCPYTYMSYFLRNVTDADILALERRLLQTMDMIVSKKKRIAVAHRTMFQRGEVHNKPTGFWGMIKSVTTSVAGSESILHVHVGTCLERWHQLSSVLKGKALGSFDYAGLPDLSLIQQEVDALEELSRQLFLETADLHATKERIEYSKTFQGKYFNFLGYFFSIYCVWKIFMATINIVFDRVGKTDPVTRGIEITVNYLGIQFDVKFWSQHISFILVGIIIVTSIRGLLITLTKFFYAISSSKSSNVIVLLLAQIMGMYFVSSVLLIRMSMPLEYRTIITEVLGELQFNFYHRWFDVIFLVSALSSILFLYLAHKQAPEKHMAL from the exons GTGCTCTTCTTTGGATTTGGGTGGCTATTCTTCATGCGCCAGCTCTTCAAGGATTATGAG GTGCGACAGTATGTTGTGCAGGTGATCTTCTCTGTGACTTTTGCCTTCTCTTGTACCATGTTTGAACTCATAATCTTTGAGATTTTGGGAGTGCTGAATAGCAG CTCTCGGTATTTTCACTGGAAGCTGAACCTCTGTGTTATTTTGCTCATCCTGGTCTTCATGGTGCCTTTCTACATTGGCTACTTTGTTGTGAGCAATATCAGATTAT TGCACAGACAGAAACTGCTTTTTGCTTGTGTTCTGTGGCTGACATTCATGTATTTCTTCTGGAAGTTGGGGGATCCGTTTCCTATACTCAGCCCAAAACACG gAATCCTGTCTATAGAACAGCTCATCAGCCGTGTGGGTGTGATTGGGGTGACACTCATGGCTTTGCTGTCAGGATTTGGGGCTGTCAACTGTCCATATACTTATATGTCCTACTTTCTCAG GAACGTGACAGATGCAGATATTCTGGCTTTGGAGCGCCGCCTCCTTCAAACTATGGACATGATtgttagcaagaaaaaaag gataGCAGTGGCTCACAGAACAATGTTCCAAAGAGGAGAAGTGCACAACAAACCCACTGGCTTCTGGGGGATGATAAAAAGTGTCACAACATCTGTTGCAGGCAGTGAAAGTATCCTTCATGTGCATGTTGGCACCTGCCTTGAAAGGTGGCACCAGCTTTCTTCCGTGTTGAAAGGAAAAGCATTAGGGAG CTTTGACTATGCTGGTTTGCCAGATCTGTCCCTTATTCAGCAAGAAGTGGATGCCTTAGAAGAGCTGAGTCGGCAGCTTTTTCTGGAAACCGCTGACCTGCATGCAACAAAG GAGAGAATTGAGTACTCCAAAACTTTCCAGGGAAAATACTTTAACTTTTTGGGTTATTTTTTCTCCATCTATTGTGTCTGGAAAATCTTCATG GCAACCATCAATATTGTATTTGACCGTGTTGGGAAGACTGATCCAGTCACGAGAGGGATTGAGATCACTGTGAATTATCTGGGAATCCAGTTTGAT GTCAAGTTCTGGTCTCAGCACATTTCCTTTATCCTTGTTGGAATAATCATTGTCACCTCCATCAGAGGCCTGTTAATCACACTTACAAAG TTCTTCTATGCTATTTCCAGCAGCAAGTCCTCCAATGTTATTGTTCTGCTCTTAGCACAGATAATG GGTATGTACTTTGTCTCTTCAGTGCTCCTGATCCGGATGAGTATGCCTCTAGAGTATCGCACTATTATTACAGAAGTCCTGGGAGAGCTCCAGTTCAACTTCTATCATCGTTGGTTTGATGTGATATTCCTAGTTAGCGCGCTCTCCAGTATCCTCTTCCTCTACTTGGCACACAAACAAGCCCCAGAGAAGCACATGGCCCTCTGA
- the GPR89B gene encoding Golgi pH regulator B isoform X5, which translates to MFELIIFEILGVLNSSSRYFHWKLNLCVILLILVFMVPFYIGYFVVSNIRLLHRQKLLFACVLWLTFMYFFWKLGDPFPILSPKHGILSIEQLISRVGVIGVTLMALLSGFGAVNCPYTYMSYFLRNVTDADILALERRLLQTMDMIVSKKKRIAVAHRTMFQRGEVHNKPTGFWGMIKSVTTSVAGSENLSLIQQEVDALEELSRQLFLETADLHATKERIEYSKTFQGKYFNFLGYFFSIYCVWKIFMATINIVFDRVGKTDPVTRGIEITVNYLGIQFDVKFWSQHISFILVGIIIVTSIRGLLITLTKFFYAISSSKSSNVIVLLLAQIMGMYFVSSVLLIRMSMPLEYRTIITEVLGELQFNFYHRWFDVIFLVSALSSILFLYLAHKQAPEKHMAL; encoded by the exons ATGTTTGAACTCATAATCTTTGAGATTTTGGGAGTGCTGAATAGCAG CTCTCGGTATTTTCACTGGAAGCTGAACCTCTGTGTTATTTTGCTCATCCTGGTCTTCATGGTGCCTTTCTACATTGGCTACTTTGTTGTGAGCAATATCAGATTAT TGCACAGACAGAAACTGCTTTTTGCTTGTGTTCTGTGGCTGACATTCATGTATTTCTTCTGGAAGTTGGGGGATCCGTTTCCTATACTCAGCCCAAAACACG gAATCCTGTCTATAGAACAGCTCATCAGCCGTGTGGGTGTGATTGGGGTGACACTCATGGCTTTGCTGTCAGGATTTGGGGCTGTCAACTGTCCATATACTTATATGTCCTACTTTCTCAG GAACGTGACAGATGCAGATATTCTGGCTTTGGAGCGCCGCCTCCTTCAAACTATGGACATGATtgttagcaagaaaaaaag gataGCAGTGGCTCACAGAACAATGTTCCAAAGAGGAGAAGTGCACAACAAACCCACTGGCTTCTGGGGGATGATAAAAAGTGTCACAACATCTGTTGCAGGCAGTGAAA ATCTGTCCCTTATTCAGCAAGAAGTGGATGCCTTAGAAGAGCTGAGTCGGCAGCTTTTTCTGGAAACCGCTGACCTGCATGCAACAAAG GAGAGAATTGAGTACTCCAAAACTTTCCAGGGAAAATACTTTAACTTTTTGGGTTATTTTTTCTCCATCTATTGTGTCTGGAAAATCTTCATG GCAACCATCAATATTGTATTTGACCGTGTTGGGAAGACTGATCCAGTCACGAGAGGGATTGAGATCACTGTGAATTATCTGGGAATCCAGTTTGAT GTCAAGTTCTGGTCTCAGCACATTTCCTTTATCCTTGTTGGAATAATCATTGTCACCTCCATCAGAGGCCTGTTAATCACACTTACAAAG TTCTTCTATGCTATTTCCAGCAGCAAGTCCTCCAATGTTATTGTTCTGCTCTTAGCACAGATAATG GGTATGTACTTTGTCTCTTCAGTGCTCCTGATCCGGATGAGTATGCCTCTAGAGTATCGCACTATTATTACAGAAGTCCTGGGAGAGCTCCAGTTCAACTTCTATCATCGTTGGTTTGATGTGATATTCCTAGTTAGCGCGCTCTCCAGTATCCTCTTCCTCTACTTGGCACACAAACAAGCCCCAGAGAAGCACATGGCCCTCTGA
- the GPR89B gene encoding Golgi pH regulator B isoform X2: MSFLIDSSIMFTSQVLFFGFGWLFFMRQLFKDYEVRQYVVQVIFSVTFAFSCTMFELIIFEILGVLNSSSRYFHWKLNLCVILLILVFMVPFYIGYFVVSNIRLLHRQKLLFACVLWLTFMYFFWKLGDPFPILSPKHGILSIEQLISRVGVIGVTLMALLSGFGAVNCPYTYMSYFLRNVTDADILALERRLLQTMDMIVSKKKRIAVAHRTMFQRGEVHNKPTGFWGMIKSVTTSVAGSENLSLIQQEVDALEELSRQLFLETADLHATKERIEYSKTFQGKYFNFLGYFFSIYCVWKIFMATINIVFDRVGKTDPVTRGIEITVNYLGIQFDVKFWSQHISFILVGIIIVTSIRGLLITLTKFFYAISSSKSSNVIVLLLAQIMGMYFVSSVLLIRMSMPLEYRTIITEVLGELQFNFYHRWFDVIFLVSALSSILFLYLAHKQAPEKHMAL; encoded by the exons GTGCTCTTCTTTGGATTTGGGTGGCTATTCTTCATGCGCCAGCTCTTCAAGGATTATGAG GTGCGACAGTATGTTGTGCAGGTGATCTTCTCTGTGACTTTTGCCTTCTCTTGTACCATGTTTGAACTCATAATCTTTGAGATTTTGGGAGTGCTGAATAGCAG CTCTCGGTATTTTCACTGGAAGCTGAACCTCTGTGTTATTTTGCTCATCCTGGTCTTCATGGTGCCTTTCTACATTGGCTACTTTGTTGTGAGCAATATCAGATTAT TGCACAGACAGAAACTGCTTTTTGCTTGTGTTCTGTGGCTGACATTCATGTATTTCTTCTGGAAGTTGGGGGATCCGTTTCCTATACTCAGCCCAAAACACG gAATCCTGTCTATAGAACAGCTCATCAGCCGTGTGGGTGTGATTGGGGTGACACTCATGGCTTTGCTGTCAGGATTTGGGGCTGTCAACTGTCCATATACTTATATGTCCTACTTTCTCAG GAACGTGACAGATGCAGATATTCTGGCTTTGGAGCGCCGCCTCCTTCAAACTATGGACATGATtgttagcaagaaaaaaag gataGCAGTGGCTCACAGAACAATGTTCCAAAGAGGAGAAGTGCACAACAAACCCACTGGCTTCTGGGGGATGATAAAAAGTGTCACAACATCTGTTGCAGGCAGTGAAA ATCTGTCCCTTATTCAGCAAGAAGTGGATGCCTTAGAAGAGCTGAGTCGGCAGCTTTTTCTGGAAACCGCTGACCTGCATGCAACAAAG GAGAGAATTGAGTACTCCAAAACTTTCCAGGGAAAATACTTTAACTTTTTGGGTTATTTTTTCTCCATCTATTGTGTCTGGAAAATCTTCATG GCAACCATCAATATTGTATTTGACCGTGTTGGGAAGACTGATCCAGTCACGAGAGGGATTGAGATCACTGTGAATTATCTGGGAATCCAGTTTGAT GTCAAGTTCTGGTCTCAGCACATTTCCTTTATCCTTGTTGGAATAATCATTGTCACCTCCATCAGAGGCCTGTTAATCACACTTACAAAG TTCTTCTATGCTATTTCCAGCAGCAAGTCCTCCAATGTTATTGTTCTGCTCTTAGCACAGATAATG GGTATGTACTTTGTCTCTTCAGTGCTCCTGATCCGGATGAGTATGCCTCTAGAGTATCGCACTATTATTACAGAAGTCCTGGGAGAGCTCCAGTTCAACTTCTATCATCGTTGGTTTGATGTGATATTCCTAGTTAGCGCGCTCTCCAGTATCCTCTTCCTCTACTTGGCACACAAACAAGCCCCAGAGAAGCACATGGCCCTCTGA
- the PDZK1 gene encoding Na(+)/H(+) exchange regulatory cofactor NHE-RF3 produces the protein MTSALQPRECKVTKKPHKNYGFYLRIEKDTAGHLIRNVEKHSSAEKAGLKDGDRVLRVNGVFVDKEEHPQVVEIIKSSGNSVVFLVLDEASYLKARKEGVNLEELGQKASTEQQKEQQEKQFPPLRANGAIAAAPQPRLCYLVKEGNSYGFSLKTTEGQKGLFIVEISSEGAAAKAGAQNDDRLIEINGKNVENDTHEEVVEKVKKSGNHVMFLLSNEETDQYYRSHKMVLSKESASLKLLPLTPRLIELQKGTSYGFYLRMEQSTGDHVIKDVESGSAAAKAGLKDNDILVAINGEQVEALDHKQVVEKIKQSEEKITLLVVDKETDTMYKLAQISPCLYYHKVQDPSPAKMEERAELHTEQEVNNKPRICKMVKGPSGFGFTVNMIKNKPGLFISEIQNGGPADAAGLKDNDFLVEVNGVNVLNEPYEKVVTRVQDSGDELTLLVCSKDAYEYVQHQKIHTTASTADPFCNAFEPPAYTENPPAEPEKTSSEPRERASSSCSSQPLASPTADSDNSDDTPL, from the exons ATGACTTctgctctccagccccgagaATGTAAAGtgaccaaaaaaccccacaagaacTACGGATTCTACCTGCGTATTGAGAAAGACACGGCAGGGCATCTCATCCGGAACGTGGAAAAGCACAGTTCGGCTGAAAAGGCTGGCTTGAAGGACGGAGACAGAGTCCTCAGGGTTAATGGTGTATTTGTAGACAAGGAAGAACACCCACAG GTGGTGGAGATAATCAAGAGCAGTGGAAATTCTGTTGTATTCCTTGTTCTGGATGAAGCTTCCTATCTAAAGGCAAGAAAGGAGGGAGTGAACTTGGAAGAGTTAGGCCAAAAGGCGTCAACAGAACAGCAAAaggagcagcaggaaaaacagtTCCCACCGCTCAGGGCCAATGGAGCGATCGCTGCAGCTCCGCAACCCCGGCTCTGCTACCTGGTTAAGGAAGGGAATAGCTACGGCTTCTCCTTGAAAACCACAGAAG gTCAGAAGGGGCTGTTCATAGTAGAGATATCATCAGAAGGAGCAGCTGCAAAGGCTGGTGCCCAAAACGATGATCGTCtgattgaaatcaatggaaaaaatgtggaaaatgacACACACGAGGAGGTAGTAGAAAAG GTAAAGAAGTCTGGAAATCATGTTATGTTTCTACTTTCCAACGAAGAAACGGACCAATATTACAGAAGTCACAAGATGGTACTAAGCAAAGAGAGTGCCAGCCTAAAATTGCTTCCCCTCACACCACGACTCATTGAGCTCCAGAAAGGAACAAGTTATGGCTTTTATCTACGAATGGAACAAAGTACTGGTG ATCATGTAATCAAGGACGTTGAATCTGGGAgtgcagcagccaaggcaggtCTCAAAGACAATGATATCTTAGTGGCTATCAACGGTGAACAAGTGGAGGCTCTGGACCATAAACAAGTAGTGGAAAAGATTAAGCAGTCAGAGGAAAAAATCACACTGTTGGTAGTGGATAAGGAGACTGACACCATGTATAAACTG GCTCAAATCTCCCCCTGTTTGTACTACCACAAAGTACAAGATCCATCTCCAGCTAAAatggaggaaagagcagagctgcacaCTGAGCAGGAAGTGAACAACAAGCCAAGAATCTGCAAGATGGTGAAAGGGCCTAGTGGATTTGGCTTCACTGTGAATATGATCAAGAACAAACCTGGACTGTTCATCAGTGAG ATACAAAATGGTGGGCCAGCTGATGCAGCTGGTCTAAAAGACAATGACTTTTTGGTGGAAGTGAACGGGGTGAATGTGTTGAATGAGCCCTATGAAAAGGTAGTGACAAGAGTGCAGGATAGTGGTGATGAACTAACACTGCTGGTGTGCAGCAAAGATGCTTACGAATACGTTCAGCATCAGAAGATTCACACTACAGCCTCTACAGCAGATCCATTCTGCAATGCCTTTGAACCTCCCGCTTATACAGAAaacccaccagcagagccagaGAAAACCTCATCAGAGCCAAGAGAAAGG GCAAGCTCCTCATGCTCTTCACAGCCACTTGCATCACCAACAGCAGACAGTGACAACAGTGATGACACACCATTGTGA
- the GPR89B gene encoding Golgi pH regulator B isoform X4: MSFLIDSSIMFTSQVLFFGFGWLFFMRQLFKDYEVRQYVVQVIFSVTFAFSCTMFELIIFEILGVLNSSSRYFHWKLNLCVILLILVFMVPFYIGYFVVSNIRLLHRQKLLFACVLWLTFMYFFWKLGDPFPILSPKHGILSIEQLISRVGVIGVTLMALLSGFGAVNCPYTYMSYFLRNVTDADILALERRLLQTMDMIVSKKKRIAVAHRTMFQRGEVHNKPTGFWGMIKSVTTSVAGSENLSLIQQEVDALEELSRQLFLETADLHATKERIEYSKTFQGKYFNFLGYFFSIYCVWKIFMATINIVFDRVGKTDPVTRGIEITVNYLGIQFDVKFWSQHISFILVGIIIVTSIRGLLITLTKGTLDLSDCLFPVLFFFFSPLSSSSMLFPAASPPMLLFCS; the protein is encoded by the exons GTGCTCTTCTTTGGATTTGGGTGGCTATTCTTCATGCGCCAGCTCTTCAAGGATTATGAG GTGCGACAGTATGTTGTGCAGGTGATCTTCTCTGTGACTTTTGCCTTCTCTTGTACCATGTTTGAACTCATAATCTTTGAGATTTTGGGAGTGCTGAATAGCAG CTCTCGGTATTTTCACTGGAAGCTGAACCTCTGTGTTATTTTGCTCATCCTGGTCTTCATGGTGCCTTTCTACATTGGCTACTTTGTTGTGAGCAATATCAGATTAT TGCACAGACAGAAACTGCTTTTTGCTTGTGTTCTGTGGCTGACATTCATGTATTTCTTCTGGAAGTTGGGGGATCCGTTTCCTATACTCAGCCCAAAACACG gAATCCTGTCTATAGAACAGCTCATCAGCCGTGTGGGTGTGATTGGGGTGACACTCATGGCTTTGCTGTCAGGATTTGGGGCTGTCAACTGTCCATATACTTATATGTCCTACTTTCTCAG GAACGTGACAGATGCAGATATTCTGGCTTTGGAGCGCCGCCTCCTTCAAACTATGGACATGATtgttagcaagaaaaaaag gataGCAGTGGCTCACAGAACAATGTTCCAAAGAGGAGAAGTGCACAACAAACCCACTGGCTTCTGGGGGATGATAAAAAGTGTCACAACATCTGTTGCAGGCAGTGAAA ATCTGTCCCTTATTCAGCAAGAAGTGGATGCCTTAGAAGAGCTGAGTCGGCAGCTTTTTCTGGAAACCGCTGACCTGCATGCAACAAAG GAGAGAATTGAGTACTCCAAAACTTTCCAGGGAAAATACTTTAACTTTTTGGGTTATTTTTTCTCCATCTATTGTGTCTGGAAAATCTTCATG GCAACCATCAATATTGTATTTGACCGTGTTGGGAAGACTGATCCAGTCACGAGAGGGATTGAGATCACTGTGAATTATCTGGGAATCCAGTTTGAT GTCAAGTTCTGGTCTCAGCACATTTCCTTTATCCTTGTTGGAATAATCATTGTCACCTCCATCAGAGGCCTGTTAATCACACTTACAAAG GGCACGTTGGATTTGTCTGACTGCTTATTTccagtactctttttttttttttcccctctttctagTTCTTCTATGCTATTTCCAGCAGCAAGTCCTCCAATGTTATTGTTCTGCTCTTAG